The following are encoded together in the Pseudomonas sp. IB20 genome:
- a CDS encoding chemotaxis protein CheW, with product MSELAAKRGAVPAAKKALFLVFHIGGERYALRATEVAEVLPRLPLKPIAHAPVWVAGIFAHRGALVPVIDLSALTFGTPAQARTSTRLVLVNYQPQPWVEARWLGLILEQATDTLRCSLEEFQPYGLDNREAPYLGLVREDALGLMQWIGVNELLTEPVRALLFCAELNL from the coding sequence ATGAGCGAGCTTGCCGCTAAACGCGGCGCCGTCCCGGCAGCGAAAAAGGCGTTGTTCCTGGTGTTTCACATCGGCGGCGAACGGTATGCCCTCAGGGCCACGGAAGTGGCTGAGGTGCTGCCGCGCCTGCCGCTCAAGCCCATCGCCCATGCACCGGTCTGGGTGGCGGGGATCTTTGCCCACCGTGGCGCGCTGGTGCCGGTGATCGACCTGAGCGCGCTGACCTTTGGCACGCCGGCCCAGGCCCGCACCAGCACGAGGCTGGTGTTGGTCAATTACCAGCCGCAACCCTGGGTTGAAGCACGCTGGCTGGGGCTGATCCTGGAACAAGCCACCGACACCCTGCGGTGCAGCCTTGAGGAGTTCCAGCCGTATGGGCTGGACAATCGCGAGGCGCCGTACTTGGGGCTGGTGCGTGAAGATGCCTTGGGCTTGATGCAGTGGATTGGCGTCAACGAGTTGCTCACCGAGCCCGTGCGCGCCTTGCTGTTTTGCGCCGAGCTGAACCTATGA
- a CDS encoding diguanylate cyclase, with product MSDLQIDGIKTDENAAMVLLVDDQAMIGEAVRRGLAHEENIDFHFCADPHQAIAQAIRIKPTVILQDLVMPGLDGLTLVREYRNHPATANIPIIVLSTKEDPLIKSAAFSAGANDYLVKLPDNIELVARIRYHSRSYMTLLQRDAAYRALRVSQQQLLDTNLVLQRLMNSDGLTGLSNRRHFDEYLELEWRRAMRDQTQLSLLMIDVDFFKTYNDSFGHVEGDEALRKVAATIREASSRPSDLPARYGGEEFALVLPNTSPGGARLVAEKLRMAVAALKIPHIAPAEGASLTISIGLSTMTPQQSSDCRLLIMAADKGLYTAKHNGRNQVGIE from the coding sequence ATGAGTGATTTACAGATCGACGGCATCAAAACCGACGAAAATGCCGCCATGGTGTTGCTGGTCGACGACCAAGCCATGATCGGTGAAGCCGTGCGGCGTGGCCTGGCCCATGAAGAAAACATCGACTTCCACTTCTGCGCCGACCCCCATCAGGCGATTGCCCAGGCGATTCGCATCAAGCCCACGGTGATCCTGCAAGACTTGGTCATGCCCGGGCTCGACGGCCTGACGCTGGTGCGTGAATACCGCAACCATCCGGCCACGGCGAATATCCCAATCATCGTGCTTTCGACCAAGGAGGACCCGCTGATCAAGAGCGCGGCGTTCTCGGCGGGCGCCAATGATTACTTGGTCAAACTGCCGGACAACATCGAGCTGGTCGCGCGCATTCGCTATCACTCGCGCTCCTACATGACCCTGTTGCAGCGGGACGCGGCGTATCGGGCGCTGCGGGTCAGCCAGCAGCAGCTGTTGGACACCAACTTGGTGCTGCAACGGTTGATGAACTCCGACGGCCTTACTGGGTTGTCCAACCGCCGCCACTTCGACGAATACCTGGAGCTGGAATGGCGCCGTGCCATGCGTGACCAGACCCAACTGTCGTTGCTGATGATCGATGTGGACTTCTTCAAGACCTACAACGACAGCTTCGGCCATGTCGAGGGCGATGAAGCCCTGCGTAAAGTCGCGGCGACCATTCGCGAAGCCAGCAGTCGCCCCTCGGATTTACCGGCGCGTTACGGCGGTGAAGAGTTTGCGCTGGTGTTGCCCAATACCTCGCCGGGCGGTGCGCGGCTGGTGGCCGAAAAGCTGCGCATGGCGGTGGCGGCGCTGAAAATCCCGCACATTGCCCCGGCAGAAGGCGCGAGCCTGACCATCAGCATCGGTTTGTCGACGATGACGCCGCAGCAGAGCAGCGATTGCCGGCTGTTGATCATGGCGGCAGATAAGGGCTTGTACACGGCTAAGCATAATGGGCGCAATCAGGTCGGTATCGAGTGA
- a CDS encoding CheR family methyltransferase, translated as MSNDPRFFAFLKERIGLDVASVGEAIIERAVRQRSQATQAQTPEAYWQHLQSSQDEQQALIEAVIVPETWFFRYPESFATLARLAKARLAEIKQMRALRILSLPCSTGEEPYSIAMALLDAGLAPHQFKVLGLDVSPLSVERARRGVYGKNSFRGSDIEFRERHFTEEVEGYRIADRVREQVRLQVGNLLDPGLLANEPSYDFVFCRNLLIYFDQPTQKQVFDVLKGLTHEDGVLFIGPAEGSLLGRHGMRSIGVPQSFAFSRYVEPVKPEPVPVLMPVSIPVPRSAVPMPLKPRPFSTLSSHVTPIKVTQTDAGDLLSRIATLANEGKSAEARAACEQYLSNHPPAAQVFYWLGLLSDVAGSALEAQGYYRKALYLEPQHPQALMHLAALLQSQGDSAGARRLQARAARSERADSESKR; from the coding sequence ATGAGTAATGATCCGCGCTTCTTTGCCTTCTTAAAGGAACGCATTGGTCTGGACGTCGCCTCGGTGGGCGAGGCGATCATTGAGCGCGCGGTACGCCAACGCAGCCAGGCCACGCAGGCGCAGACGCCAGAGGCTTACTGGCAGCACTTGCAAAGCTCCCAGGATGAGCAGCAAGCGTTGATCGAAGCTGTCATCGTCCCCGAAACTTGGTTTTTTCGTTACCCCGAATCCTTTGCGACCCTGGCGCGCCTAGCCAAGGCGCGCCTGGCCGAGATCAAGCAGATGCGCGCGCTGCGTATCCTCAGCCTGCCGTGTTCCACCGGCGAAGAGCCCTACTCGATTGCCATGGCCTTGCTTGATGCCGGGTTGGCGCCGCACCAATTCAAGGTGCTGGGCCTGGATGTCAGCCCGCTGTCGGTGGAACGCGCGCGGCGCGGGGTGTATGGCAAGAATTCGTTTCGCGGCAGTGATATCGAGTTTCGCGAGCGCCACTTCACCGAAGAGGTGGAGGGTTATCGCATCGCCGACCGCGTGCGCGAGCAAGTGCGCCTGCAAGTCGGCAACCTGCTCGACCCAGGCCTGTTGGCGAATGAGCCAAGCTACGACTTTGTGTTCTGCCGCAACCTGCTGATCTACTTTGACCAGCCGACCCAGAAGCAAGTGTTCGACGTGCTCAAGGGCCTGACCCACGAGGATGGCGTGCTGTTTATCGGCCCGGCCGAGGGCAGCCTGCTGGGGCGCCATGGCATGCGTTCGATTGGTGTGCCGCAGTCCTTTGCCTTCAGCCGGTATGTAGAACCGGTCAAGCCCGAGCCGGTGCCTGTACTGATGCCTGTATCGATTCCCGTGCCGCGCAGTGCGGTGCCGATGCCTCTCAAGCCACGCCCGTTCAGCACGCTCAGCAGCCACGTGACGCCGATCAAGGTGACGCAGACCGATGCAGGCGACCTGCTCAGCCGCATCGCCACGCTTGCCAACGAAGGCAAAAGTGCTGAAGCCCGTGCCGCGTGTGAGCAGTATTTGAGTAACCACCCGCCGGCCGCCCAGGTGTTTTACTGGCTGGGGCTGCTCAGCGATGTGGCCGGCAGCGCCCTGGAAGCCCAGGGTTATTATCGAAAAGCCTTGTACCTGGAACCGCAGCACCCGCAGGCCTTGATGCATTTGGCCGCGTTGCTCCAATCCCAGGGCGACAGTGCGGGGGCGCGCCGCTTGCAAGCGCGGGCCGCGCGTAGCGAGCGAGCTGACAGTGAGTCCAAACGATGA
- the prfB gene encoding peptide chain release factor 2 (programmed frameshift), with amino-acid sequence MEINPILNTIKDLSERSETIRGYLDYDQKHERLTEVNRELEDPAVWNKPEYAQELGRERAALAQIVDTLDELNTGLGDCRDLLDMAVEEDDEGAVGDVVAELARLEENLAKLEFRRMFSHEMDPNNAYLDIQAGSGGTEAQDWANILLRMYLRWADKRGFDATIMELSAGEVAGIKGATVHIKGEYAFGWLRTEIGVHRLVRKSPFDSGNRRHTSFCAVFVSPEIDDKVEIEINPADLRIDTYRSSGAGGQHVNTTDSAVRITHVPTNTVVSCQNERSQHANKDTAMKMLRAKLYEQEMQKRNAASQALEDTKSDIGWGHQIRSYVLDASRIKDLRTNIERSDCDKVLDGDIDEYLEASLKSGL; translated from the exons ATGGAAATCAACCCGATCCTTAACACCATCAAGGACCTGTCCGAGCGCTCCGAAACTATTCGGGGGTATCTT GACTACGATCAAAAGCATGAGCGTCTGACCGAAGTCAATCGCGAGCTTGAAGATCCGGCTGTCTGGAACAAACCTGAATACGCCCAGGAACTGGGCCGCGAGCGCGCTGCGCTGGCGCAGATCGTCGATACCCTCGACGAGTTGAACACCGGTCTGGGCGATTGCCGCGACCTGCTGGACATGGCCGTCGAAGAAGATGACGAAGGCGCAGTGGGCGATGTCGTCGCCGAGCTGGCCCGTCTCGAGGAAAACCTCGCCAAGCTTGAATTCCGCCGCATGTTCAGCCACGAAATGGACCCGAACAACGCCTACCTGGACATCCAGGCCGGCTCCGGCGGTACCGAAGCCCAGGACTGGGCCAACATTCTGTTGCGCATGTACCTGCGCTGGGCTGACAAACGCGGCTTTGACGCTACCATCATGGAGCTGTCGGCCGGTGAAGTCGCCGGTATCAAAGGCGCCACCGTGCACATCAAGGGTGAATACGCCTTTGGTTGGTTGCGGACCGAGATCGGCGTGCACCGCCTGGTGCGCAAGAGCCCGTTCGACTCCGGCAACCGTCGCCACACCTCATTCTGCGCCGTGTTCGTCTCGCCCGAGATCGACGATAAGGTGGAAATCGAGATCAACCCGGCTGACCTGCGGATCGACACCTACCGCTCCTCCGGTGCCGGTGGCCAGCACGTAAACACCACCGACTCGGCCGTACGTATTACCCACGTACCGACCAACACCGTGGTCAGCTGCCAGAACGAACGTTCCCAGCACGCGAACAAGGACACCGCCATGAAAATGCTGCGGGCCAAGTTGTACGAGCAGGAAATGCAGAAGCGCAATGCCGCTTCCCAGGCGCTGGAAGACACCAAGTCGGATATCGGCTGGGGTCACCAGATCCGTTCGTATGTGCTCGATGCGTCGCGGATCAAGGATCTGCGCACTAACATCGAACGCAGCGACTGCGACAAGGTGCTCGACGGTGATATCGACGAATACCTGGAAGCCAGCCTGAAATCGGGGCTTTAA
- a CDS encoding chemotaxis protein CheW: MSSNDALDTAGLDLTLTDTQAIDDCWNRIGIHGDKSCPLLAEHIHCRNCSVYSAAATRLLDRYALQQDDRRPQAATEDHGDVVTRSLLMFRLGEEWLGIATRCLVEVAPLQPIHSLPHQRSRALLGVANVRGALVACLSLVELLGLDATTGGASGGRVMPRMLIIAAQDGPVVVPVDEVDGIHAIDERTLKAASASGTQASARFTQGVLQWKGRSLRWLDEAQLLSAVTRSLT, from the coding sequence ATGAGTAGCAACGACGCGCTCGATACTGCGGGCCTGGACCTGACCCTGACCGACACCCAAGCCATCGACGACTGCTGGAACCGCATCGGCATCCATGGCGACAAGTCCTGCCCGTTACTGGCGGAGCATATCCATTGCCGTAACTGCTCGGTGTATTCCGCCGCCGCCACGCGTTTGCTCGACCGCTATGCCTTGCAGCAAGACGACCGGCGGCCACAGGCGGCAACCGAGGACCACGGCGATGTGGTCACGCGCTCCCTGTTGATGTTTCGTCTGGGCGAGGAATGGCTGGGCATTGCCACCCGCTGCCTGGTGGAAGTGGCGCCATTGCAACCGATTCACTCGCTGCCGCACCAACGCTCGCGCGCGCTGCTCGGCGTGGCCAATGTGCGGGGCGCGCTGGTGGCGTGCCTGTCGCTGGTCGAGTTGCTGGGGCTGGACGCCACCACCGGCGGGGCCAGTGGTGGGCGCGTCATGCCGCGCATGTTGATCATCGCCGCGCAGGACGGCCCGGTGGTGGTGCCGGTCGATGAAGTCGACGGCATCCATGCCATTGATGAGCGCACCTTGAAGGCGGCATCGGCCTCCGGCACCCAGGCCAGTGCGCGCTTTACCCAGGGCGTTTTGCAGTGGAAGGGCCGCAGCCTGCGCTGGCTGGACGAGGCGCAATTGTTGTCCGCCGTGACCCGGAGCCTCACATGA
- a CDS encoding hybrid sensor histidine kinase/response regulator: MTPDQMRDASLLELFSLEADAQTQVLSAGLLALERNPTQADQLEACMRAAHSLKGAARIVGVDAGVSVAHVMEDCLVTAQEGRLYLQPEHIDALLQGTDLLMRIATPGNDVGPANIEAYVALMERLLDPSATVASPALPPPAAAPMVEALPPEPEPPVTSEPPRQNKHMTEGGERVLRVTAERLNSLLDLSSKSLVETQRLKPYLASMQRLKRIQNNSARALDTLDGHLKAVVLNLEAQEALADTRRLLSEAQALLAEKTAELDEFGWQAGQRAQVLYDTALACRMRPFADVLAGQVRMVRDLGRSLGKRVRLEIEGEKTQVDRDVLEKLEAPLTHLLRNAVDHGIEMPEQRLLAGKPAEGLIRLRASHQAGLLVLELSDDGNGVDLERLRGTIVDRHLSPLETALRLSEEELLTFLFLPGFSLRDKVTEVSGRGVGLDAVQHMVRQLRGAVVLEQTAGQGSRFHLEVPLTLSVVRSLVVEVGEEAYAFPLAHIERMCDLAPDDIVQLEGRQHFWHEGRHVGLVAASQLLQRPAGQSNEETLKVVVIRERDAIYGIAVERFIGERTLVVLPLDDRLGKVQDISAGALLDDGSVVLIVDVEDMLRSVDKLLNTGRLERIARRSQQAAEAPRKRVLVVDDSLTVRELQRKLLLNRGYEVAVAVDGMDGWNALRSEDFDLLITDIDMPRMDGIELVTLLRRDSRLQSLPVMVVSYKDREEDRRRGLDAGADYYLAKASFHDDALLDAVVELIGGARA, translated from the coding sequence ATGACCCCCGACCAGATGCGCGATGCCTCGCTGCTGGAACTGTTCAGCCTGGAAGCCGATGCGCAGACCCAGGTATTGAGCGCCGGTTTGCTGGCCTTGGAACGCAACCCGACCCAGGCCGACCAGTTGGAGGCGTGCATGCGCGCCGCGCACTCGCTCAAGGGCGCGGCGCGGATCGTCGGGGTGGATGCCGGGGTCAGCGTGGCCCACGTCATGGAGGACTGCCTGGTCACTGCCCAGGAAGGCCGCCTGTACCTGCAACCCGAACATATCGACGCCTTGCTGCAAGGCACCGACCTGCTGATGCGCATCGCCACGCCGGGCAATGACGTGGGCCCGGCGAATATCGAGGCGTATGTAGCGCTGATGGAGCGCCTGCTCGATCCGTCCGCCACCGTCGCTTCACCTGCGCTGCCCCCGCCGGCTGCGGCGCCTATGGTCGAAGCGCTGCCGCCCGAGCCCGAGCCGCCGGTCACCAGCGAGCCGCCGCGCCAGAACAAACACATGACCGAAGGCGGCGAGCGCGTGCTGCGCGTCACCGCCGAGCGCTTGAACAGCCTGCTCGACCTGTCGAGTAAATCCCTGGTCGAAACCCAGCGGCTCAAGCCGTACCTGGCGAGCATGCAGCGCCTCAAGCGTATTCAAAACAACAGCGCCCGCGCCTTGGACACCCTCGATGGCCACCTCAAGGCTGTGGTGTTGAACCTCGAAGCCCAGGAAGCCCTGGCTGACACCCGTCGCCTGCTCAGCGAAGCCCAGGCGTTGCTGGCGGAAAAAACCGCCGAGCTGGACGAGTTCGGCTGGCAGGCCGGGCAGCGCGCCCAAGTGCTGTACGACACCGCGCTGGCCTGCCGCATGCGCCCGTTTGCCGATGTGTTGGCCGGGCAGGTGCGTATGGTCCGCGATCTGGGCCGCAGCCTGGGCAAGCGGGTGCGCCTGGAGATCGAGGGCGAAAAGACCCAGGTCGACCGCGATGTGCTGGAAAAACTCGAAGCGCCGCTCACCCACTTGCTGCGTAATGCCGTCGACCACGGCATCGAAATGCCTGAGCAGCGCCTGCTGGCGGGCAAGCCGGCCGAAGGCTTGATCCGCCTGCGCGCCTCGCACCAGGCGGGTTTGCTGGTGCTGGAATTGAGCGATGACGGCAATGGCGTCGACCTGGAGCGCCTGCGCGGCACCATCGTCGACCGGCATTTGTCACCGCTGGAAACCGCCCTGCGCCTGAGCGAAGAGGAGCTGCTGACGTTCCTGTTCCTGCCGGGTTTCAGCCTGCGCGACAAGGTCACCGAAGTGTCCGGCCGTGGTGTTGGCCTGGACGCGGTGCAACATATGGTCCGCCAACTGCGCGGCGCGGTGGTGCTGGAGCAGACGGCGGGGCAGGGCAGCCGCTTCCACCTCGAGGTGCCGTTGACCCTCTCGGTGGTGCGCAGCCTGGTGGTGGAAGTCGGCGAAGAAGCCTACGCGTTCCCGTTGGCGCACATCGAACGCATGTGCGACCTGGCGCCCGATGACATTGTGCAGTTGGAGGGGCGCCAGCATTTCTGGCACGAAGGCCGCCACGTCGGCCTGGTCGCCGCCAGCCAGTTGTTGCAGCGCCCGGCCGGGCAGAGCAACGAAGAAACCCTGAAAGTTGTGGTGATCCGCGAGCGCGATGCGATCTATGGCATTGCGGTGGAGCGGTTTATCGGCGAGCGCACCTTGGTGGTGTTGCCGCTGGATGATCGCCTGGGCAAGGTCCAGGATATTTCCGCCGGTGCGTTGCTCGACGACGGCTCGGTGGTATTGATCGTCGATGTCGAAGACATGCTGCGCTCGGTGGACAAACTACTCAATACCGGCCGCCTTGAGCGCATCGCCCGGCGCAGCCAGCAGGCCGCCGAAGCGCCGCGCAAACGCGTGTTGGTGGTGGATGATTCGCTCACCGTGCGTGAGTTGCAGCGCAAATTGTTACTTAACCGTGGTTACGAAGTGGCCGTCGCTGTCGATGGCATGGATGGCTGGAACGCCTTGCGCTCCGAAGACTTCGACCTGCTCATCACTGACATTGATATGCCTCGTATGGACGGTATTGAATTGGTCACACTCTTGCGTCGTGATAGTCGCCTGCAATCGTTGCCGGTGATGGTGGTGTCGTACAAGGATCGCGAAGAAGACCGACGTCGTGGACTGGACGCTGGGGCCGACTATTATTTAGCTAAAGCCAGTTTCCATGACGACGCCTTGCTGGACGCCGTGGTGGAACTGATCGGAGGCGCCCGGGCATGA
- a CDS encoding flavohemoglobin expression-modulating QEGLA motif protein gives MDDYQQTIRTLSDRIVLAQTPIRVLDAVKWDENIRQGFLKAKGKAMPAVDRDYYLSRPLSFDSSAVKLEFQNIERDITRQLGQFNPVGQIMRRMCKEYRMVVRMLEARGTEDFGLISQELYGAASDAFHAGDPTLADLGLMLSDYLNNIDGRGDLKDEAKTLTAKDAVALLQTRLNKVFGEAEETIRVFESDGIVADAAAGADYIKIRADAMFNDRDVRALEVHEGLVHVGTTLNGQNQPICTFLSKGPPSSTVTQEGLAILMEIITFASYPSRLRKLTNRTRAIHMVEEGADFLQVFEFFREQGFEMAESYGNASRVFRGSTPTGLPFTKDLSYLKGFIMVYNYIQLAVRKGKLEQVPLLFCGKTTLEDMRTLRQLVDEGLVVPPKYLPEQFRDMNALAAWMCFSNFLNHLSLDRIEADYSNIL, from the coding sequence GTGGACGATTACCAGCAGACGATACGCACCTTGTCTGATCGCATTGTGCTGGCGCAAACACCGATTCGCGTCCTCGACGCCGTGAAATGGGACGAGAACATTCGTCAGGGTTTCCTCAAGGCCAAGGGCAAGGCCATGCCCGCCGTAGACCGTGATTATTACCTGAGCCGGCCACTGTCGTTCGACTCCAGCGCGGTTAAGCTGGAGTTCCAGAACATCGAGCGCGACATCACCCGCCAGCTTGGCCAATTCAACCCGGTCGGGCAGATCATGCGGCGGATGTGCAAGGAGTACCGCATGGTGGTGCGCATGCTTGAGGCGCGCGGCACCGAGGACTTCGGCCTGATCTCCCAGGAACTCTACGGCGCCGCCTCCGATGCGTTTCACGCCGGCGACCCGACCCTGGCTGACCTCGGCCTAATGCTGTCCGACTACCTCAACAACATCGACGGCCGTGGCGACCTCAAAGACGAAGCCAAGACCCTGACCGCCAAGGATGCCGTTGCGTTGCTGCAAACCCGTCTGAACAAAGTGTTTGGCGAGGCGGAAGAAACCATTCGGGTATTTGAGTCCGACGGTATCGTCGCCGATGCGGCGGCGGGCGCCGACTACATCAAGATCCGCGCCGACGCGATGTTCAACGACCGGGATGTGCGCGCGCTGGAAGTGCATGAAGGCCTGGTGCACGTCGGCACCACGCTCAATGGCCAGAACCAGCCGATCTGCACCTTCCTGTCCAAGGGGCCGCCGTCGTCGACCGTGACCCAGGAAGGCCTGGCGATTCTGATGGAGATCATCACCTTTGCCTCCTACCCCAGCCGCTTGCGCAAGTTGACCAACCGCACCCGCGCCATCCATATGGTGGAGGAGGGCGCTGACTTCTTGCAGGTGTTCGAGTTCTTCCGTGAGCAAGGCTTTGAAATGGCCGAAAGCTACGGCAACGCCAGCCGGGTTTTCCGTGGCTCAACACCGACCGGTCTGCCGTTTACCAAAGATTTGTCCTACCTCAAGGGCTTCATCATGGTCTACAACTACATCCAGCTGGCTGTGCGTAAAGGCAAGCTGGAACAAGTGCCGCTGCTGTTTTGCGGCAAGACCACCCTGGAAGACATGCGTACCCTGCGCCAATTGGTGGATGAAGGCCTGGTGGTGCCGCCCAAATACCTGCCCGAGCAGTTTCGCGACATGAACGCGTTGGCGGCGTGGATGTGCTTCTCCAACTTCCTCAACCACTTGAGCCTGGACCGGATCGAGGCGGATTACTCGAATATCCTGTAG
- the lysS gene encoding lysine--tRNA ligase, whose product MSDQQLDPQALQQEENSLIALRKEKLAAERAKGNAFPNDFRRDNYCDALQKQYADKTKEELAEAAIPVKVAGRIMLNRGSFMVIQDMTGRIQVYVNRKTLSEETLASVKTWDMGDIIAAEGTLARSGKGDLYVEMTTVRLLTKSLRPLPDKHHGLTDTEQRYRQRYVDLIVNEEVRQTFRVRSQVIAHIRSFLMQRDFLEVETPMLQTIPGGAAAKPFETHHNALDMEMFLRIAPELYLKRLVVGGFEKVFEINRNFRNEGVSTRHNPEFTMLEFYQAYADYEDNMDLTEELFRELAQLVLGSTDVPYGDKVFHFGEPFVRLSVFDSILKYNPELTADDLTDIDKARAIAKKAGAKVLGFEGLGKLQVMIFEELVEHKLEQPHFITQYPFEVSPLARRNDDNPNVTDRFELFIGGREIANAYSELNDAEDQAERFMAQVADKDAGDDEAMHYDADFVRALEYGMPPTAGEGIGIDRLVMLLTNSPSIRDVILFPHMRPQA is encoded by the coding sequence ATGAGCGACCAACAACTCGACCCGCAAGCCCTGCAACAGGAAGAAAACTCCCTGATCGCCCTGCGCAAGGAAAAGCTTGCCGCCGAGCGCGCCAAGGGCAATGCCTTCCCGAACGACTTCCGCCGTGACAACTACTGCGATGCCTTGCAGAAACAGTACGCGGACAAGACCAAGGAAGAGCTGGCAGAGGCTGCAATCCCGGTCAAGGTGGCAGGTCGCATCATGCTCAACCGTGGCTCGTTCATGGTGATCCAGGACATGACCGGTCGCATTCAGGTTTACGTCAACCGTAAAACCCTGTCTGAAGAAACCCTGGCCTCGGTGAAAACCTGGGACATGGGCGACATCATTGCAGCCGAAGGCACCCTGGCGCGTTCCGGCAAGGGCGACCTGTATGTTGAAATGACCACCGTACGCTTGCTGACCAAGTCGCTGCGCCCGCTGCCGGACAAGCACCACGGCCTGACCGACACCGAACAGCGCTATCGCCAGCGCTACGTTGACCTGATCGTCAACGAAGAAGTGCGTCAGACCTTCCGTGTGCGTTCGCAGGTTATCGCGCACATCCGCAGCTTCCTGATGCAGCGTGACTTCCTGGAAGTGGAAACCCCGATGCTGCAAACCATCCCCGGTGGTGCCGCAGCCAAGCCATTCGAAACCCACCATAACGCGCTGGACATGGAAATGTTCCTGCGTATCGCGCCTGAGCTATATCTCAAGCGCCTCGTTGTTGGCGGCTTCGAAAAGGTCTTCGAGATCAACCGCAACTTCCGTAACGAAGGCGTCTCGACCCGTCACAACCCAGAATTCACCATGTTGGAGTTCTACCAGGCTTACGCCGACTACGAAGACAACATGGACCTGACCGAAGAACTGTTCCGCGAACTGGCGCAGCTGGTTCTGGGCAGCACCGACGTGCCGTACGGCGACAAGGTGTTCCACTTCGGCGAGCCGTTCGTGCGTCTGTCGGTGTTTGATTCGATCCTCAAGTACAACCCTGAGTTGACCGCTGACGACCTGACCGACATCGACAAGGCCCGCGCCATCGCCAAGAAAGCCGGCGCCAAGGTGCTGGGCTTCGAAGGCCTGGGCAAACTGCAGGTGATGATTTTCGAAGAACTGGTGGAGCATAAGCTGGAACAGCCGCACTTCATTACCCAGTACCCGTTCGAAGTGTCGCCGCTGGCCCGTCGCAACGACGACAACCCGAACGTCACTGACCGTTTCGAGCTGTTCATCGGCGGGCGCGAAATCGCCAACGCTTACTCCGAGCTTAACGACGCGGAAGATCAGGCCGAGCGCTTCATGGCCCAGGTGGCCGACAAGGATGCCGGCGACGACGAAGCCATGCACTACGACGCCGACTTCGTTCGCGCCTTGGAATACGGCATGCCGCCGACTGCCGGTGAAGGGATCGGCATCGACCGGTTGGTGATGCTCTTGACCAACTCGCCGTCGATCCGCGACGTGATCTTGTTCCCGCACATGCGGCCACAAGCGTAA
- the cheB gene encoding chemotaxis response regulator protein-glutamate methylesterase, which yields MRIAIVNDMPMAVEALRRALSFEPAHQVVWVAGNGQEAVQRCAELTPDLILMDLIMPVMDGVEATRQIMAQTPCPIVIVTVDRQANVSRVFEAMGHGALDVVDTPALGVGNAKDAAAPLLRKILNIGWLVGQRGSRVRTETAPQRSTGKRQSLVAIGSSAGGPAALETLLKGLPRDFCAAIVLVQHVDQVFAAGMAEWLSSASGLPVRLAREGEPPQSGVVLLAGTNHHIRLLKNGTLAYTAEPVNEIYRPSIDVFFESVASHWNGDAVGVLLTGMGRDGAQGLKLLREQGYLTIAQDQQSSAVYGMPKAAAAIDAAVEIRPLDRIAPRLLEVFAK from the coding sequence ATGAGGATTGCGATCGTCAATGACATGCCCATGGCGGTGGAGGCGTTGCGCCGTGCCTTGAGTTTCGAGCCCGCGCACCAAGTGGTGTGGGTGGCCGGCAATGGCCAGGAAGCGGTGCAGCGTTGCGCCGAGCTGACCCCGGACTTGATCCTGATGGACCTGATCATGCCGGTGATGGATGGCGTGGAAGCCACCCGGCAGATCATGGCGCAGACCCCGTGCCCGATTGTGATCGTCACCGTGGACCGCCAGGCCAATGTCAGCCGGGTGTTCGAAGCCATGGGCCATGGCGCCCTGGACGTGGTGGATACGCCGGCGCTGGGCGTGGGCAATGCCAAGGATGCGGCGGCGCCGTTGCTGCGCAAGATCCTCAATATTGGCTGGCTGGTCGGCCAGCGTGGCAGCCGGGTACGCACCGAAACCGCGCCGCAGCGCAGCACCGGCAAGCGCCAAAGCCTGGTGGCGATTGGTTCGTCGGCCGGCGGGCCGGCTGCCCTGGAAACCCTGCTCAAGGGGTTGCCCCGGGACTTTTGCGCGGCCATCGTGCTGGTGCAACATGTGGACCAGGTGTTCGCCGCCGGCATGGCTGAATGGCTGAGCAGCGCGTCAGGCCTGCCGGTGCGCCTGGCGCGGGAGGGCGAACCGCCACAAAGTGGCGTGGTCCTGCTGGCCGGCACCAACCACCACATTCGCTTGTTGAAAAACGGCACGCTAGCCTATACCGCAGAGCCGGTGAACGAGATTTACCGGCCTTCCATTGATGTATTTTTTGAAAGCGTCGCCAGCCATTGGAACGGCGATGCTGTCGGCGTATTGCTGACCGGCATGGGGCGCGACGGTGCCCAGGGGCTCAAATTGCTGCGTGAACAAGGATATTTGACCATCGCCCAAGATCAGCAGAGCTCGGCGGTGTATGGCATGCCCAAAGCGGCGGCGGCAATTGATGCCGCTGTTGAAATTCGCCCACTGGACAGAATTGCGCCCCGATTGCTGGAGGTCTTTGCAAAATGA